In a single window of the Bradyrhizobium sp. ORS 285 genome:
- a CDS encoding DUF2946 family protein, whose amino-acid sequence MSWFRANIKHGSRLALFALLLQFALAFGHVHWLAGQIADSGRVTTAQAHSGSAPASRDPDQQPSAEGCAICAVMAMAQSILLSPAPVLTLPESVAFRLPDTITVALAAVVIDAAFQPRAPPLA is encoded by the coding sequence ATGAGCTGGTTTCGCGCGAACATCAAGCATGGCTCGCGGCTGGCGCTGTTCGCGCTGCTGCTGCAGTTCGCGCTCGCCTTCGGCCATGTGCATTGGCTTGCCGGACAGATTGCTGACAGCGGCCGGGTTACGACCGCCCAGGCCCACAGCGGCTCCGCACCGGCAAGCCGGGACCCCGACCAGCAACCATCCGCCGAGGGCTGCGCGATCTGCGCCGTCATGGCGATGGCGCAGTCGATCCTGCTGTCGCCGGCCCCCGTTCTCACCCTTCCCGAATCAGTCGCCTTCCGTCTTCCCGACACGATCACGGTCGCTCTCGCGGCTGTCGTCATCGACGCCGCCTTCCAGCCACGCGCTCCTCCCCTCGCCTGA
- a CDS encoding TonB-dependent receptor, whose product MSGCSAAAMLCVLGASARADDPKPAAAELPEVNVTAPSPIRARKPVVPRPNPTARVAGRGTRAPSPSREAQTAPPPPQQGVTPIVTDQFATVTVVPNEELRRSGAATLGDLLNSKPGITGSSFAPGASTRPIIRGLDVNRVGIVENGIGGGGASDLGEDHFVPIDPLTSDQIEVVRGPAALRYGSTSIGGVVSATNNRIPQALPTCSTTPFQTYGLPASAPAAGAAPCVTAETRTSVSSVDRGVEGGVLLDAGGGNFALHADAYGRKTGDYAIPGYPYRFDQTRPVNGRQPNSAVQNDGASIGGSYFFTGGFIGAAIQQTDALYHIPGIDGADSRTRIDAHQTKITAKGEYRPDSAAIDAIRFWAGATDYRHNEIGLADTTDPTTDGVRQTFTNREQEARVEMQMMPVNLRFATLTTAYGVQAGHQELNAPSPDNPGSVFNGLFGPNTNNRVAGYVFNELAFAPSTKAQIAGRIEHVSLNGSTPNFPVDYLPDGTPQANIARNPSYTPKSASVGLLQNLPGDLVASVTAQYVERAPKAAELFSRGGHDATATFDIGNPNLGIETAKTVEAGLRKATGPFRFEATAYYTQFSNFIYRRLTGVMCDDDFASCGTTGTTLNQAVYSQRNALFRGFEFQSQYDVSQLGSGIWGIENQFDVVRATFPDGTNVPRIPPMRVGGGLFWRDANWLTRINLLHAFAQNDIAPIAETPTPGYNLLKAEVSYRTKLDPNMFGAREMLVGMVGNNLLNEKIRNSVSYTKDEVLLPGIGVRIFANLKF is encoded by the coding sequence ATGTCGGGCTGCAGCGCCGCAGCCATGTTGTGCGTTTTGGGCGCGAGCGCGCGTGCCGATGATCCCAAGCCGGCGGCAGCGGAGCTGCCGGAGGTCAACGTCACGGCACCGAGCCCGATCCGCGCCCGCAAGCCCGTCGTGCCGCGGCCCAATCCCACGGCTCGCGTGGCCGGCCGAGGCACGCGCGCTCCGTCGCCGTCACGCGAAGCTCAGACCGCGCCGCCTCCGCCGCAGCAGGGCGTGACGCCCATCGTTACCGACCAGTTCGCGACCGTCACGGTGGTGCCGAACGAGGAGCTGCGCCGCTCCGGCGCCGCGACGCTCGGCGATCTCTTGAACTCCAAGCCCGGCATCACCGGATCGAGCTTCGCGCCGGGCGCCTCAACCCGGCCGATCATCCGCGGCCTCGACGTCAACCGCGTCGGCATCGTCGAGAACGGCATCGGCGGTGGCGGCGCCTCCGATCTCGGCGAGGATCATTTCGTGCCGATCGATCCGCTGACCAGCGACCAAATCGAAGTCGTCCGCGGGCCCGCGGCGCTGCGCTACGGCTCGACCTCGATCGGCGGCGTCGTCAGCGCCACCAACAACCGCATTCCGCAGGCTTTGCCGACCTGCTCGACGACGCCGTTCCAGACCTACGGCCTGCCGGCGAGCGCGCCGGCCGCGGGCGCCGCGCCTTGCGTCACCGCGGAGACGCGTACCTCCGTCAGCTCCGTCGATCGCGGGGTCGAAGGCGGCGTGCTGCTCGACGCGGGCGGCGGCAATTTCGCGCTTCACGCCGACGCCTATGGCCGCAAGACCGGCGATTATGCGATCCCCGGCTATCCCTACCGGTTCGATCAGACCCGCCCGGTGAACGGCCGCCAGCCGAACTCCGCCGTACAGAATGACGGCGCCTCGATCGGCGGTAGCTACTTCTTCACCGGCGGCTTCATTGGCGCTGCGATCCAACAGACCGATGCGCTCTACCACATCCCCGGCATCGACGGCGCCGACAGCCGCACCCGGATCGACGCCCACCAGACCAAGATCACCGCCAAGGGCGAGTACCGGCCGGACTCCGCCGCGATCGACGCCATCCGCTTCTGGGCCGGCGCGACCGACTATCGGCACAACGAGATCGGCTTGGCTGATACGACCGATCCGACCACCGACGGCGTGCGCCAGACTTTCACCAATCGCGAGCAGGAAGCGCGCGTCGAGATGCAGATGATGCCCGTCAATCTGCGCTTCGCGACGCTGACGACCGCCTATGGCGTGCAGGCCGGACACCAGGAGCTGAATGCGCCGAGCCCCGACAATCCCGGCTCAGTGTTCAACGGCCTGTTCGGTCCCAACACCAACAATCGCGTTGCCGGCTACGTCTTCAACGAGCTCGCGTTCGCGCCCTCCACCAAGGCGCAGATCGCCGGCCGCATCGAGCATGTCTCGCTGAACGGCTCGACGCCGAACTTCCCGGTCGACTATCTGCCGGATGGCACGCCGCAGGCCAACATCGCGCGCAACCCGTCCTACACGCCGAAGAGCGCGAGCGTCGGCCTGTTGCAGAACCTGCCCGGCGATCTCGTTGCCAGCGTGACCGCGCAATATGTCGAGCGCGCGCCGAAGGCGGCCGAGCTGTTCTCGCGCGGCGGCCACGACGCGACCGCGACGTTCGACATCGGCAATCCGAACCTCGGAATCGAGACCGCCAAGACCGTCGAGGCGGGCCTGCGCAAGGCGACCGGTCCGTTCCGCTTCGAGGCCACCGCCTACTACACGCAGTTCAGCAACTTCATCTATCGCAGGCTGACCGGCGTGATGTGCGACGATGATTTCGCCTCCTGCGGCACGACGGGCACCACACTGAACCAGGCCGTCTACTCACAGCGCAACGCGCTGTTCCGCGGCTTCGAGTTCCAGAGCCAGTACGATGTCTCCCAGCTCGGCAGCGGCATCTGGGGCATCGAGAACCAGTTCGACGTCGTCCGCGCCACCTTCCCCGACGGCACCAACGTGCCGCGCATCCCGCCGATGCGCGTCGGCGGCGGCCTCTTCTGGCGCGATGCCAACTGGCTGACGCGGATCAATCTGCTGCACGCCTTCGCGCAGAACGACATCGCGCCCATCGCGGAGACGCCGACGCCGGGCTACAACCTCTTGAAAGCCGAGGTCAGCTACCGCACCAAGCTCGATCCGAACATGTTCGGCGCCCGCGAGATGCTGGTCGGCATGGTCGGCAACAATCTCTTGAACGAGAAGATCCGAAACTCCGTGTCCTACACCAAGGACGAGGTGCTGCTGCCCGGCATCGGCGTGCGGATCTTTGCGAATTTGAAGTTCTGA
- a CDS encoding GNAT family N-acetyltransferase produces MSDLSITISAEKPGDAQAIERLHERTFGPGRFVLSAYRLREHVDHLLALSFTAHIGTLLVGSVRQLPICVGDTKALMLGPLTVEPPFRKHGIGRMLMERSISDARTQGHSFILLVGDAAYYTRVGFKPVPKGRAIMPGPVDYNRLLVNELVDGAFEGVEGEIRPDWDHAK; encoded by the coding sequence ATGAGTGACCTGTCCATTACGATCTCCGCCGAGAAGCCGGGCGATGCGCAAGCCATCGAGCGGCTGCATGAACGTACCTTCGGCCCCGGCCGCTTCGTGCTGAGCGCCTACCGCCTGCGCGAGCATGTCGATCATCTGCTCGCCTTGTCGTTCACGGCCCATATCGGCACCCTGCTGGTCGGCTCCGTCCGGCAGCTGCCGATCTGCGTCGGCGACACCAAGGCACTAATGCTCGGGCCGCTGACCGTCGAGCCGCCGTTCCGCAAGCACGGCATCGGCCGCATGCTGATGGAGCGCTCGATCTCGGACGCGCGAACGCAGGGCCACAGCTTCATCCTGCTGGTGGGCGACGCCGCCTATTACACCCGCGTCGGCTTCAAGCCGGTGCCGAAGGGCCGGGCGATCATGCCGGGCCCGGTGGATTACAACCGGCTGCTGGTGAACGAGCTGGTCGATGGCGCGTTCGAGGGCGTCGAGGGCGAGATTCGGCCGGATTGGGATCACGCGAAGTAA
- a CDS encoding M20 aminoacylase family protein, translated as MPILNSIAALTDDMAAWRHDFHEHPELMYEVHRTAGLVAERLREFGCDEVVTGIGRTGVVGVIRGRKTDSGRIIGLRADMDALPIEEASGVPYASKTPGLMHACGHDGHTAMLLGAAKHLADTRNFDGTAIVIFQPAEEGGAGGKAMVDDGLMTRWGIQEVYGLHNAPGVPEGVFALRPGPMLASSDQLEITVHGKGGHAGAGVHKAVDSVLIAAHIITALQSIVSRNVDPIKSAVISICMVEAGKAMNVIPETVELKGTVRTLDPEVQDLVERRIAEVADGIARTYGGSATTKYTRLYPITMNHARETNVAADVARDIVGAERVVDSAPPLMGAEDFAFMLQARPGAFVFLGMGDGRDCHHPAYRFNDNILGHGASYWVRLVEKTMPAE; from the coding sequence ATGCCCATCCTGAACAGCATCGCCGCGCTCACCGACGACATGGCGGCCTGGCGCCACGATTTCCATGAGCATCCGGAGCTGATGTACGAGGTGCACCGCACCGCCGGCCTCGTCGCCGAGCGGCTGCGCGAGTTCGGCTGCGACGAGGTCGTGACGGGGATCGGCCGCACCGGCGTGGTCGGCGTCATCCGCGGCCGCAAGACCGATTCGGGCCGCATCATCGGTCTGCGCGCCGACATGGATGCGCTGCCGATCGAGGAAGCCTCGGGCGTGCCGTATGCGTCGAAGACGCCGGGCCTGATGCATGCCTGCGGCCATGACGGCCACACCGCGATGCTGCTCGGCGCCGCCAAGCATCTCGCCGACACCCGCAATTTCGACGGCACCGCGATCGTGATCTTCCAGCCGGCCGAGGAGGGCGGCGCGGGCGGCAAGGCGATGGTCGATGACGGCCTGATGACCCGCTGGGGCATCCAGGAGGTCTACGGCCTGCACAATGCGCCTGGCGTGCCCGAGGGCGTGTTCGCGCTGCGGCCAGGCCCGATGCTGGCCTCGTCGGACCAGCTCGAGATCACCGTGCACGGCAAGGGCGGTCATGCCGGCGCCGGCGTCCACAAGGCGGTCGACAGCGTGCTGATCGCCGCGCACATCATCACCGCGCTGCAGTCGATCGTCTCGCGCAACGTCGATCCGATCAAATCCGCCGTCATCTCGATCTGCATGGTCGAGGCCGGCAAGGCGATGAACGTGATCCCCGAGACGGTCGAGCTGAAAGGCACGGTTCGCACGCTCGATCCGGAGGTGCAGGACCTGGTCGAGCGCCGCATCGCCGAAGTCGCCGACGGCATCGCGCGCACCTATGGCGGCTCGGCGACGACGAAATATACCCGGCTCTATCCGATCACGATGAACCACGCGCGCGAGACCAATGTCGCCGCCGATGTCGCCCGCGATATCGTCGGCGCCGAGCGTGTCGTCGACAGCGCGCCGCCGCTGATGGGCGCGGAGGATTTCGCCTTCATGCTGCAGGCCCGTCCCGGCGCCTTCGTCTTCCTCGGCATGGGCGACGGCAGGGACTGCCATCATCCGGCCTATCGCTTCAACGACAACATCCTCGGCCATGGCGCATCCTATTGGGTGCGGCTGGTCGAGAAGACGATGCCGGCGGAGTGA
- a CDS encoding glycosyltransferase family 2 protein: MSSQPMRIAVLVPCYNEEAAVATVVRDFKQALPTAVVYVYDNNSKDSTVEVARAAGAEVRSERRQGKGHVVRRMFADVDADIYVLVDGDATYDAPSAPVMIERLVAERLDMVVGLRVDQEQAAYRMGHRTGNWMLTSFLAEVFGQAFKDILSGYRVFSRRFVKSFPVLSDGFEIETELTVHALELALPVTEVATPYYARPEGSVSKLNTWRDGFRILNTILKLYRSEKPLRFFTAIAIFLALVSIGFAIPIFVTFIETGLVPRLPTAVLSMGLMIMALLSASSGLVLDTVTRGRREMKLLAYLSQSPVGG; encoded by the coding sequence ATGAGCTCACAACCGATGCGGATCGCCGTGCTGGTGCCCTGCTACAATGAAGAGGCGGCGGTCGCGACCGTGGTCCGCGACTTCAAGCAGGCGCTGCCGACGGCTGTCGTTTACGTCTATGACAACAATTCCAAGGATAGCACCGTCGAGGTCGCGCGCGCGGCCGGCGCCGAGGTGCGCAGCGAGCGGCGGCAGGGCAAGGGCCACGTCGTCCGACGCATGTTCGCCGACGTCGATGCCGACATCTACGTGCTGGTCGACGGCGACGCCACCTACGACGCGCCGAGCGCGCCTGTGATGATCGAGCGGCTCGTGGCCGAGCGGCTCGACATGGTGGTGGGCCTCAGGGTCGACCAGGAGCAGGCCGCCTATCGCATGGGCCATCGCACGGGCAACTGGATGCTCACGAGCTTCCTCGCCGAGGTGTTCGGCCAGGCGTTCAAGGACATTCTGTCCGGCTACCGCGTGTTCTCGCGCCGCTTCGTCAAATCCTTCCCCGTGCTGTCCGATGGCTTCGAGATCGAGACCGAGCTGACGGTTCACGCCCTGGAGCTGGCGTTGCCGGTGACCGAGGTGGCGACGCCGTATTACGCGCGGCCCGAAGGCTCGGTCTCCAAGCTCAACACCTGGCGCGACGGCTTCCGGATCCTCAACACCATCCTGAAGCTGTACCGCTCGGAGAAGCCGCTGCGCTTCTTCACCGCGATCGCCATCTTCCTGGCGCTGGTCTCGATCGGCTTCGCGATTCCCATCTTCGTCACCTTCATCGAGACCGGGCTCGTGCCGCGGCTGCCGACCGCGGTGCTGTCGATGGGCCTGATGATCATGGCGCTGCTGTCGGCCTCCTCGGGCCTCGTGCTCGATACCGTCACGCGTGGCCGCCGCGAGATGAAGCTGCTGGCGTATCTGTCGCAATCACCGGTGGGAGGCTGA
- a CDS encoding NUDIX domain-containing protein translates to MASPAVERKTNRGSRDLTTTQLSRLRIRFEPVLRRGFHLYWRFARGMTLGVRGVVLDAENRVFLVRHGYVSGWHLPGGGVEVGETFLEALERELFEEGRIALEGEPELHGIFLNSHVSPRDHVAVFVIKGFTQDRPPEPNREIVETGFFARDALPEGTTLGTLSRLREVLDGVKIIPTWRPEGAGPL, encoded by the coding sequence ATGGCAAGCCCGGCCGTCGAGCGCAAGACCAACCGGGGATCACGCGATTTGACGACAACACAGCTCAGCAGGTTGCGGATCCGGTTCGAGCCGGTGCTCCGGCGCGGATTTCACCTCTATTGGCGCTTCGCCCGGGGCATGACGCTCGGCGTCCGCGGCGTGGTGCTGGATGCCGAGAACCGGGTGTTCCTGGTCCGGCATGGCTATGTCTCGGGCTGGCACCTGCCGGGCGGCGGTGTCGAGGTCGGCGAGACGTTCCTGGAGGCGCTGGAGCGGGAGCTGTTCGAGGAAGGCCGGATTGCGCTCGAAGGCGAGCCGGAGCTGCACGGCATCTTCCTCAACAGCCACGTCTCGCCACGCGATCACGTCGCCGTCTTCGTTATCAAAGGGTTTACGCAGGACCGACCGCCGGAGCCCAACCGCGAGATCGTCGAGACCGGCTTTTTCGCGCGCGATGCTCTGCCCGAGGGAACGACATTGGGCACGCTGTCCCGCCTGCGCGAGGTGCTGGATGGCGTTAAGATCATTCCGACATGGCGGCCCGAAGGCGCCGGGCCATTATGA
- a CDS encoding metallophosphoesterase: MAAFTLAHLSDPHLAPVHRPRLSELAGKRALGYLNWTRNRYKYHRRDILDLLISDLHTQMPDQIAVTGDLVNFALESEFPLALAWLETVGPPDKVTAIPGNHDAYVRSTRLRFAESFAAYFGGDAAGPAAFPSLRRRGPLALISLSSAVPSAPFMATGRIGHAQLAALEQLLSSLAHEPLFRVLLVHHPLRSANRMKRLTDSKELIALLARHGVELVLHGHDHVHSTIWIDGPERKIPVVGVPSASSLAHGHTPAAAYNIFAVAPEGNHWRCDMTVRAVNEARRVREIRQIRLL; encoded by the coding sequence ATGGCCGCCTTCACGCTCGCCCATCTGTCCGATCCGCATCTCGCGCCAGTCCACCGGCCGCGCCTGTCCGAGCTCGCCGGCAAGCGGGCGCTCGGCTATCTCAACTGGACGCGCAACCGCTACAAATATCACCGCCGCGACATCCTCGACCTGCTGATCTCCGACCTGCACACGCAGATGCCGGACCAGATCGCCGTCACCGGCGATCTCGTGAACTTCGCGCTGGAGTCCGAATTCCCGCTCGCTCTGGCCTGGCTCGAGACCGTCGGGCCGCCGGACAAGGTCACAGCGATTCCCGGCAATCACGACGCCTATGTACGCTCGACCCGACTGCGTTTCGCCGAGAGCTTTGCCGCCTATTTCGGCGGCGATGCAGCGGGCCCCGCGGCATTCCCCTCGCTGCGCCGGCGCGGACCGCTGGCGCTGATCAGCCTGTCCTCCGCCGTGCCCTCGGCGCCGTTCATGGCCACGGGCCGGATCGGCCACGCGCAGCTCGCAGCGTTGGAGCAGCTGCTCTCTTCGCTCGCGCATGAGCCGCTGTTTCGCGTGCTGCTGGTGCATCATCCCTTGCGCTCGGCCAACCGGATGAAGCGGCTGACCGATTCCAAGGAGCTGATCGCGCTGCTCGCACGTCACGGCGTCGAGCTGGTGCTGCACGGCCATGATCACGTGCATTCGACGATCTGGATCGACGGCCCAGAGCGCAAGATTCCGGTCGTCGGCGTACCCTCCGCGTCGTCGCTCGCGCACGGCCACACGCCGGCCGCGGCCTACAACATCTTCGCTGTCGCCCCCGAGGGCAATCACTGGCGCTGCGACATGACCGTGCGCGCCGTCAACGAGGCGCGGCGCGTGCGCGAGATCCGCCAGATCCGCCTGCTCTGA
- a CDS encoding short-chain fatty acyl-CoA regulator family protein, which yields MAGESGKKLFVGPRFRRIRQQLGLSQTQLAEGLGISPSYVNLIERNQRPVSAQILLRLAEVYDLDLRDLATADEDRFFAELNEIFSDPLFRQIELPKQELRDLAELCPGVTHALQRLYAAYAEARRGETLVAAQMADRNAGGHFEANPIERVRDLIEANRNYFAELEQQAEALRDALDVPAEGLYAALAARLREKHSVQTRVMPVDVMRETLRRYDRHRRQLLISELVDGPGRTFQLAVQLGMAECLPQFEIIIGRAGAIDDTSRRLYRMTLASYYAAAVMMPYAPFLAAAEALSYDINVLAQRFGTGFEQVCHRLTTLSRPNARGIPFFMLRVDNAGNVSKRFSSGTFPFSKFGGTCPLWNVHSTFDTPDRLLKQIIELPDGSRYFSIAQMVRRPVAPHPLPQPRFAIGLGCEIRHASRLVYAAGMDLEKTEGTPIGVNCRLCERENCAQRAEPPITRTLILDETTRRVSSFAFSNAREL from the coding sequence ATGGCCGGTGAGTCCGGAAAGAAGCTGTTCGTCGGCCCACGCTTCCGCCGTATCCGCCAGCAGCTCGGCCTGTCGCAAACCCAGCTCGCCGAGGGGCTCGGCATCTCGCCGAGCTACGTCAATCTGATCGAACGCAACCAGCGGCCGGTCTCGGCCCAGATCCTGCTGCGGCTGGCAGAGGTCTACGATCTCGATTTGCGTGATCTCGCCACCGCGGACGAGGACCGCTTCTTCGCCGAGCTCAACGAGATCTTCTCCGATCCGCTGTTCCGCCAGATCGAGCTGCCCAAGCAGGAGCTGCGCGACCTTGCCGAGCTCTGCCCCGGCGTCACCCATGCGCTGCAGCGGCTCTACGCGGCTTACGCCGAGGCCCGGCGCGGTGAGACCCTGGTCGCGGCGCAGATGGCCGACCGCAATGCCGGCGGCCATTTCGAGGCCAACCCGATCGAGCGGGTACGCGACCTGATCGAGGCCAACCGCAACTACTTCGCCGAGCTCGAGCAGCAGGCGGAAGCCCTGCGCGATGCGCTCGACGTACCGGCCGAAGGACTTTACGCCGCACTCGCCGCGCGATTGCGCGAGAAACACTCCGTGCAGACCCGCGTGATGCCGGTCGATGTGATGCGCGAAACGTTGCGCCGCTACGACCGCCATCGTCGTCAGTTGTTGATTTCCGAGCTGGTCGACGGACCCGGCCGCACCTTCCAGCTCGCGGTCCAGCTCGGCATGGCCGAGTGCCTGCCGCAGTTCGAGATCATCATCGGCCGGGCCGGCGCGATCGACGACACCTCGCGCCGGCTCTACCGCATGACGCTCGCGAGCTACTACGCGGCCGCCGTGATGATGCCCTACGCGCCGTTCCTCGCTGCGGCGGAAGCGCTGAGCTACGACATCAACGTGCTGGCGCAGCGCTTCGGCACCGGCTTCGAGCAGGTCTGCCACCGCCTCACCACCCTGTCGCGCCCGAATGCGCGCGGCATCCCATTCTTCATGCTGCGCGTCGACAATGCCGGCAACGTCTCGAAGCGGTTCTCGTCCGGTACCTTCCCGTTCTCCAAGTTCGGCGGCACCTGCCCGCTGTGGAACGTGCATTCGACATTCGACACGCCGGACCGTCTGCTCAAGCAGATCATCGAGCTGCCGGACGGCTCGCGCTATTTCTCGATCGCCCAGATGGTGCGCCGTCCAGTCGCGCCGCATCCGCTGCCGCAGCCGCGCTTCGCCATCGGCCTGGGCTGCGAGATCAGGCATGCGTCGCGCCTCGTCTACGCCGCCGGCATGGACCTGGAAAAAACCGAAGGCACCCCGATCGGCGTCAACTGCCGGCTCTGCGAGCGCGAAAACTGCGCCCAGCGCGCCGAGCCGCCGATCACCCGCACGCTCATCCTGGACGAGACGACGCGCCGCGTCAGCTCGTTCGCGTTCAGCAATGCGCGGGAGTTGTGA
- a CDS encoding caspase family protein, translating to MLRVVLALSVLALTSGIASAGIDETYIRPAGLPSWSDVYKSVFGSNEFGKSYAVVIGVGDYDVYQKLDAPASDAERMRDFLRDDAGFDYIVTLTDERASRSRIETLMEKTLPKLVAANDRFLLYFSGHGETRQLAGGSKRGYLILKPAGKEDWDEMLDMPRVMQWSENVGQSRHSLFILDACFSGLAAVQAKGTVRDQTISRLSQPAHQLVTAGVEDEQSFASQGESLFTKAFIEAARGTRRPAPDGVASLSEIMLDVGRSIDEYRSATGMKRRMSPRQYLLSVRNNAGEFFFLQKDRLEKRGSKAPNSPRQGEEPTPKGGDGQAGLPDRKLPGGDSARIPNRVTLDRDTALFDPATGKPLLWFSRASLDYEFFDGPGFNPRTGEKLLPFGSEEAKKFDKQSAERADAIRKEKELLEKSRAERDARDAAAKEALAKKQEEERKSREVEAARASEAGQRCDELAANPNDKNKAGPGVSFAVLKSQASEAVKTCELAVKQATNEPRFKYQLARALQFSDRTRAFTLFQELVSRRYPAAYDNLGWMHLTDKNNPAQAVSLFRSGVQAGDVDSMVSLAEMIDRGQATSANPSETKMELCRRASELGHIGAAQCYQAEVAKLEQAEKDRVQKLEQQKVMMEVIGTVLQTVTKR from the coding sequence ATGCTTCGGGTGGTGCTGGCGCTTTCTGTTCTCGCTCTGACCTCCGGTATTGCCTCAGCGGGCATCGACGAGACCTATATCCGCCCGGCGGGGTTGCCGTCGTGGTCTGATGTCTACAAGAGCGTCTTTGGGAGCAACGAGTTCGGCAAGAGTTACGCCGTCGTCATTGGGGTGGGGGACTACGACGTCTACCAGAAGCTAGATGCTCCCGCGTCGGATGCTGAGCGGATGCGCGACTTTCTGCGCGACGATGCTGGATTCGACTATATCGTGACGTTGACGGATGAGCGGGCATCTCGATCGCGGATCGAGACGCTGATGGAGAAGACGCTTCCGAAGCTCGTTGCTGCCAATGATCGATTCCTGCTGTACTTTTCCGGTCACGGAGAGACCAGGCAGCTCGCGGGCGGCTCGAAGCGCGGATACCTCATCCTGAAGCCCGCCGGTAAGGAGGATTGGGATGAGATGCTGGACATGCCGCGCGTCATGCAATGGTCGGAGAATGTCGGCCAATCGCGGCATAGTCTGTTCATTCTCGATGCGTGCTTTAGCGGCCTTGCGGCCGTACAAGCGAAAGGCACGGTCCGGGATCAGACGATCAGTCGTCTCTCTCAACCCGCGCATCAACTGGTGACGGCAGGCGTCGAGGACGAGCAAAGCTTCGCGAGCCAAGGCGAGAGCCTGTTCACAAAGGCATTCATCGAGGCGGCGCGCGGTACGCGACGGCCCGCTCCTGATGGCGTTGCCTCGCTGAGCGAGATCATGCTCGATGTCGGACGATCGATCGACGAATATCGCTCCGCGACGGGGATGAAGAGACGGATGTCGCCGCGGCAGTATCTGCTCAGTGTTCGAAACAATGCTGGCGAGTTCTTTTTCCTCCAGAAAGACCGGCTGGAGAAGAGGGGCTCCAAGGCGCCAAATTCGCCCCGCCAAGGTGAGGAACCAACACCGAAGGGAGGGGACGGGCAGGCCGGTTTGCCGGATCGCAAGCTGCCCGGAGGCGACAGCGCCCGCATTCCAAATCGGGTGACGCTCGATCGCGATACGGCGCTGTTCGATCCTGCGACCGGGAAGCCTCTGCTCTGGTTCTCGCGCGCCAGCCTCGACTACGAGTTCTTCGATGGTCCCGGATTCAATCCCCGTACGGGCGAGAAGCTTCTGCCCTTCGGCAGCGAGGAGGCCAAGAAGTTCGACAAGCAGAGCGCCGAGCGAGCGGACGCCATCCGCAAGGAAAAGGAACTGCTGGAAAAGTCACGAGCCGAACGAGACGCCCGCGATGCGGCCGCCAAGGAGGCGCTTGCGAAGAAGCAGGAGGAAGAGCGGAAGTCCCGGGAGGTTGAGGCAGCCCGCGCGTCGGAGGCCGGCCAGCGCTGCGACGAATTGGCGGCCAATCCGAACGACAAGAACAAGGCCGGTCCCGGAGTTTCGTTTGCTGTTCTGAAGTCGCAGGCCTCCGAAGCCGTGAAGACATGCGAGCTTGCAGTGAAGCAGGCTACTAACGAGCCGCGCTTCAAGTATCAGCTCGCGCGTGCGTTGCAATTTTCGGATCGGACGCGAGCGTTCACCCTGTTTCAAGAGTTGGTCTCGCGGCGTTACCCCGCCGCCTACGACAATCTGGGATGGATGCATCTGACTGACAAGAACAATCCTGCGCAGGCCGTATCGCTGTTTCGATCGGGCGTGCAGGCCGGTGATGTCGATTCCATGGTCAGCTTGGCCGAGATGATCGACCGCGGGCAGGCCACGTCGGCCAATCCGTCGGAAACGAAGATGGAACTGTGTCGTCGGGCGTCAGAGCTGGGGCATATTGGCGCGGCTCAATGTTATCAGGCAGAGGTTGCCAAGCTGGAGCAGGCAGAGAAGGACCGTGTGCAGAAGCTTGAGCAGCAGAAGGTGATGATGGAGGTCATCGGCACTGTCTTACAGACAGTGACCAAGAGGTAG